One Oryza glaberrima chromosome 10, OglaRS2, whole genome shotgun sequence DNA segment encodes these proteins:
- the LOC127753407 gene encoding probable serine/threonine-protein kinase PBL3 — MGNCMDTAAAAAAAPDTNNADPSKAASKTTYSSYPSTTKSGSSWTVPSYKDRSDLPTPRTEGEILSSSNLKAFTLSELKNATKNFKPDSLLGEGGFGYVYKGWIDEQTLAPARPGSGMVVAVKKLKPEGFQGHKEWLTEVDYLGQLHHENLVKLIGYCSDGDNRLLVYEYMPKGSLENHLFRRGADPLSWGIRLKVAIGAARGLSFLHDAENQVIYRDFKASNILLDSEFNAKLSDFGLAKAGPTGDRTHVSTQVMGTRGYAAPEYVATGRLSVKADVYSFGVVLLELLTGRRALDKSKPASEQNLVDWTRPYLGDKRRLYRIMDMKLGGQYPKKGAHAIATIALQCIRSEAKMRPQMSEVLEKLQQLQDPKYNVTSPQVDTRRRSSSGSVPRSPMRMQPSPRRLSASASPLPAAGSPLPACRTAQVH, encoded by the exons ATGGGGAACTGCATggacaccgcggcggcggcggcggcggcgccggatacCAACAACGCCG ATCCATCAAAAGCTGCTAGCAAGACAACCTATTCATCTTACCCTTCAACTACAAAAAGCGGTTCATCTTGGACTGTACCTTCCTATAAGGATCGTAGCGACCTTCCTACTCCTAGGACAGAAGGAGAAATTTTATCATCGTCAAATTTAAAGGCATTCACACTGAGTGAACTCAAAAATGCAACAAAGAACTTTAAGCCCGACAGTCTCCTTGGGGAAGGAGGATTTGGCTATGTCTATAAAGGTTGGATCGATGAGCAAACTCTTGCTCCTGCAAGGCCAGGGAGTGGTATGGTTGTGGCCGTCAAAAAGTTAAAACCAGAAGGTTTTCAGGGTCACAAGGAGTGGCTG ACAGAGGTTGACTACCTTGGCCAACTTCACCATGAGAATCTTGTTAAACTCATTGGTTATTGTTCAGATGGTGATAACCGACTTCTGGTGTATGAGTACATGCCTAAAGGAAGCTTGGAGAATCATCTATTTAGGC GTGGTGCAGATCCTTTATCCTGGGGAATAAGGCTCAAAGTTGCTATTGGGGCTGCTAGGGGTTTATCATTTTTGCACGATGCTGAAAATCAAGTTATATATCGTGATTTCAAGGCATCAAACATTCTCCTTGACTCG GAGTTCAACGCAAAGCTTTCAGACTTTGGTCTGGCAAAAGCAGGCCCAACTGGGGATAGAACCCATGTTTCCACACAAGTCATGGGTACCCGAGGTTATGCAGCTCCAGAATATGTTGCAACAG GTCGCCTCTCTGTAAAGGCAGATGTCTATAGCTTTGGTGTTGTGCTGCTTGAGTTATTGACTGGGAGACGGGCCTTAGACAAATCGAAACCAGCATCAGAACAGAACCTGGTTGACTGGACAAGACCCTACTTGGGTGACAAGCGCAGGCTGTACCGCATCATGGACATGAAGCTGGGCGGACAGTACCCTAAGAAAGGCGCCCACGCTATCGCGACCATTGCCCTGCAGTGCATCCGCAGCGAAGCCAAGATGCGACCCCAGATGTCCGAGGTCctggagaagctgcagcagctgcaagACCCCAAGTACAACGTGACCTCACCGCAGGTTGACACCCGGAGGAGATCATCGTCGGGTTCAGTTCCTAGGTCGCCGATGCGGATGCAGCCTTCGCCACGGCGCCTTTCCGCCTCGGCTTCCCCATTGCCGGCTGCAGGCTCCCCGCTGCCGGCTTGTAGGACTGCGCAAGTGCACTAG
- the LOC127785979 gene encoding homeobox-leucine zipper protein HOX23 yields MRPAMASNGAAAGAMAPFFPPNFLLQMQQPLPLHHQHLQDHAHGGHGGHHLLPPPPPSLSPFLPDLAMDAPPPPMYEASGGDGGGGGAASEDEEDGCGGGGGGGGGEKKRRLSVEQVRTLERSFESGNKLEPERKAQLARALGLQPRQVAIWFQNRRARWKTKQLEKDFDALRRQLDAARAENDALLSLNSKLHAEIVALKGGAAAAAGGGGSSCRQEAASELINLNVKETEASCSNRSENSSEINLDISRPAPPPPPPVANESPVNRGIPFYASIGRGGAGGVDIDQLLLRGGHSPSPAAVTTPPPPKMELGITGNGGGADAAAAGAGSFGGLLCGAVDEQPPFWPWADGHHHFH; encoded by the exons ATGAGGCCAGCGATGGCCagcaatggcgccgccgccggcgccatggcCCCGTTCTTCCCGCCCAACTTCCTCCTCCAGATGCAGCAGCCTCTCCCCCTCCACCACCAGCACCTCCAGGACCACGCCcatggcggccacggcggccaccacctcctccctcctcctcctccctccctctcccccttcctccccgaCCTCGCCAtggacgcgccgccgccgccaatgtacgaggcgagcggcggcgatggcggcggcggaggggcagcgtcggaggatgaggaggatgggtgtggagggggagggggtgggggtggtggggagaagaagaggaggttgaGCGTGGAGCAGGTGAGGACGCTGGAGCGGAGCTTCGAGTCCGGGAACAAGCTGGAGCCGGAGCGGAAGGCGCAGCTGGCGCGCGCGCTGGGGCTGCAGCCGCGGCAGGTGGCCATCTGGTTCCAGAACCGCCGCGCGAGGTGGAAGACGAAGCAGCTCGAGAAGGACTTCGacgccctccgccgccagctcgacgccgcccgcgccgagaacgacgccctcctctccctcaaCTCCAAGCTCCACGCCGAG ATCGTGGCGCTGAaggggggagcggcggcggcggcggggggaggagggagcagcTGCAggcaggaggcggcgtcggAGCTGATCAACCTCAACGTCAAGGAGACGGAGGCGTCGTGCAGCAACCGCAGTGAGAACAGCTCCGAGATCAACCTCGACATCTccaggccggcgccgccgccgccgccgccggttgccaaCGAGAGCCCTGTCAACCGAGGCATCCCGTTCTACGCCTccatcggccgcggcggcgcaggcggcgtggACATCGACCAGCTgctcctccgcggcggccaCTCGCCGTCCCCGGCGGCCgtgacgacgccgccgccgcccaagatGGAGCTCGGGATTAcaggcaatggcggcggcgcggacgccgccgccgccggcgcgggcaGCTTCGGCGGCTTGCTCTgcggcgccgtcgacgagcaGCCGCCGTTCTGGCCGTGGGCCGACGGCCACCACCACTTCCATTAA